In the genome of Chryseobacterium arthrosphaerae, one region contains:
- a CDS encoding APC family permease, translating to MSQLFRRKIYSDTDTSTGLLRVLGVWDIVFFGIAAIIGAGSFSSLGEAVFRGGPGVILLYLICGFACGFTALCYAEFASRIPTAGSAYTYAYASFGELIAWIIGWALIMEYSFGNIYVAFSWSDYFTSFLGRLGMHIPDYLTCSYTEARKAVQYGSENKELLNAWNTAPLIGSLKFIVDIPALVINGLITWLCYVGVKESKNFNNSLVILKLGVIILVILVGFAYINTDNWTPVSPATGMPSFMPNGFAGVMSAVSGVFFAYIGFDALSVLSEETKDPQKTLPKGMIISLVLCTVIYIALTLVLTGMVDYKKFDGVGDPLSFIFEKTNANVAWMELIVSFVAIVAITTVLLVFQMGQPRIWYAMSRDGLMPQRFQKIHPKYKTPSYATIVTGIVVGIPILFTDKTFILDFTSIGTIFAFVLVCAGVLVLPAKEKIKGRFHLPYVNGKIIFPVIFIGSLIAFYYWQPEFFQNLMDWSDPKEGEFRASIFFFILINLIMCVVTFVKNLSLIPLIGLSSCLYLLTGMSHENWFWFGMWFLIGMVIYFCYGYKNSKLGKELKSK from the coding sequence ATGAGTCAACTTTTTAGAAGAAAAATCTATTCGGATACAGATACTTCAACGGGACTTTTAAGGGTCTTAGGTGTATGGGACATCGTATTTTTTGGTATTGCGGCTATTATTGGAGCTGGGAGTTTCAGCAGTTTAGGTGAAGCCGTTTTCAGAGGTGGCCCCGGTGTTATCCTTCTATATTTGATCTGCGGTTTTGCCTGTGGTTTTACAGCCTTATGCTACGCTGAATTTGCCAGCCGAATTCCCACTGCAGGTTCCGCTTACACTTATGCCTACGCCAGTTTTGGGGAATTGATTGCCTGGATCATCGGATGGGCCCTGATCATGGAATATTCTTTCGGAAATATTTATGTCGCCTTCTCATGGTCTGATTATTTCACCAGCTTTCTGGGACGTCTCGGAATGCATATCCCCGATTATCTCACGTGCAGCTATACAGAAGCCAGAAAAGCGGTTCAGTACGGCTCCGAAAATAAAGAATTGCTGAATGCCTGGAATACGGCCCCACTGATAGGAAGCTTAAAATTTATTGTTGATATCCCAGCTTTGGTCATCAATGGCCTGATTACATGGCTTTGTTATGTGGGAGTAAAAGAAAGTAAAAACTTCAACAATTCTCTGGTAATCCTGAAGCTTGGTGTGATTATCCTGGTTATTCTGGTAGGTTTTGCCTACATCAATACAGATAACTGGACACCGGTAAGTCCTGCAACGGGAATGCCATCCTTTATGCCTAATGGTTTTGCAGGGGTAATGAGTGCTGTTTCAGGAGTGTTCTTTGCGTATATCGGCTTTGATGCGTTAAGTGTACTTTCTGAGGAAACAAAAGATCCGCAGAAGACATTACCGAAAGGAATGATTATTTCCCTTGTTTTATGTACAGTGATTTATATCGCTCTTACTTTGGTTCTGACAGGGATGGTAGATTATAAAAAGTTTGACGGTGTGGGAGATCCTCTTTCCTTCATATTTGAAAAAACGAACGCCAATGTAGCCTGGATGGAACTGATCGTTTCTTTTGTAGCTATTGTTGCCATCACTACCGTATTACTGGTTTTCCAGATGGGACAGCCAAGAATATGGTACGCTATGAGCCGTGACGGACTGATGCCGCAGCGATTTCAGAAGATACATCCTAAATACAAAACACCTTCTTACGCAACAATCGTTACCGGAATTGTAGTAGGAATTCCTATCCTGTTTACAGATAAAACATTCATCCTTGATTTTACCAGCATCGGGACAATTTTCGCATTCGTACTGGTATGTGCGGGAGTGCTTGTTCTTCCTGCCAAAGAAAAAATAAAAGGCAGATTTCACCTTCCTTATGTAAATGGTAAGATTATTTTCCCTGTTATTTTTATAGGGAGCTTAATTGCATTTTATTACTGGCAGCCGGAATTCTTCCAAAACCTGATGGACTGGTCAGATCCTAAAGAAGGTGAATTCAGAGCATCTATCTTCTTCTTTATCCTGATCAACCTGATCATGTGTGTTGTGACATTTGTGAAAAATCTTTCATTGATCCCATTGATCGGTTTAAGCTCATGTTTATATCTTCTTACCGGAATGAGCCATGAAAACTGGTTCTGGTTTGGAATGTGGTTCCTTATCGGAATGGTTATCTACTTCTGCTACGGATATAAAAACAGTAAGCTTGGAAAAGAATTAAAGAGCAAATAA
- a CDS encoding DUF962 domain-containing protein, producing the protein MSERIKTYREFYQFYLTEHSKTGTRIFHFIGTLLVFFVIGYVISSGKERFLWYIPIFGYGFAWFSHAVIERNKPATFKYPLWSLISDFRLFFELLTGKQKFRETAPQNQSAEK; encoded by the coding sequence ATGTCTGAAAGAATTAAAACATACCGGGAGTTTTATCAGTTTTATCTTACCGAACACAGCAAAACAGGGACCCGTATTTTCCACTTTATCGGAACCCTGCTCGTGTTTTTCGTTATAGGATATGTTATCAGCTCAGGAAAAGAGAGATTTTTATGGTATATTCCTATTTTCGGTTACGGATTTGCGTGGTTCAGCCATGCCGTGATCGAAAGAAATAAACCGGCAACTTTCAAATACCCTTTATGGTCTTTAATTTCAGATTTCAGGCTGTTTTTTGAATTACTTACCGGTAAGCAGAAGTTTAGAGAAACTGCTCCCCAGAATCAGTCTGCTGAGAAATAA
- a CDS encoding CocE/NonD family hydrolase — MKFKILLALIFVNLAQAQKLYFPQTAVTDSLILEKQMPALASQVIPLLQSEKNKPKNDVDLSDALFRLQIVTKDYKKSLTTLSENRNQFADHNMAGYRFLGYELYSMAKLAEAERKISFPKALQAAFNKKYESLPDKLIPRIGLAVDGNVIESRKQLKKALEKQKGKDSIDYRSALALCKSYLNYKTYSGIKPQVMQLLASKDQERFIMETKDLKTKNGNTLTITIVRKKENKSPLPVIFTSNIYAGPIDDFFGKRAAVYNYVGAVVNTRGKRNSNDENDPFEHESQDIYEVIDWVSKQPWSNGKVGMIGGSYLGFSQWAAVKKLHPALKTIVPQVAVGIGIDYPAQNNIFMSYMLQWIQYVTNNKFTDEADFANAAKWDSINTKWYKSGKAFRSLDTISGKPSKIFQRWLDHPGYDQYWQKMVPYKEDFSKINIPILTTTGYYDDDQIGALYYFKKHHQYNKNANHYLVIGPYNHGGAQNFGFTYLNGTPIDPVARISIDDLAFSWFDYILKDGKKPDILKDKINFQVMNTNTWKHVPDLGKMHTSTLKFYLQDRKNAASVFNKPGTPNFTTQTVDLKNRDQKDIYYKISKKDSIKMTGSLAFESEVLDKDIIISGNLTGIFNVSINKKDFDTDTSLYQVQPDGKSFLLSTHIVRASYAKNNEVRQLLKPGAMEQIPVDNSYFISKKIEKGSKLLLLVGVNKNPNWQINYGTGKDVSDETVQDAGEPLEIKWYNDSYVEIPVYKD, encoded by the coding sequence ATGAAATTTAAGATACTTTTAGCATTAATTTTTGTAAACCTGGCACAGGCTCAAAAATTGTATTTCCCACAAACCGCTGTAACTGATTCACTTATTCTGGAAAAACAGATGCCGGCTCTGGCCTCACAAGTGATTCCTCTTCTGCAATCGGAGAAAAATAAGCCCAAAAATGATGTAGACCTTTCTGATGCTCTTTTCCGTCTGCAGATCGTAACGAAAGATTATAAAAAATCTCTGACTACCCTTTCTGAAAACCGTAATCAGTTTGCAGACCATAATATGGCAGGTTACAGATTTCTGGGCTACGAACTGTACAGCATGGCAAAACTGGCTGAAGCAGAGAGAAAGATCTCTTTTCCCAAAGCACTGCAGGCAGCATTTAACAAAAAATATGAGAGTCTTCCGGATAAACTGATCCCGAGAATAGGCCTTGCCGTTGACGGAAATGTAATAGAGTCTAGAAAACAGCTGAAAAAAGCACTGGAAAAACAAAAAGGAAAAGACAGTATTGATTACAGATCGGCCCTGGCTTTATGCAAAAGCTATTTAAACTATAAAACTTATTCGGGCATCAAACCTCAGGTGATGCAGCTGCTGGCCTCAAAAGATCAGGAAAGGTTTATTATGGAGACAAAAGATCTTAAAACAAAAAACGGAAATACCCTGACCATCACCATTGTCAGAAAAAAAGAGAATAAATCTCCGCTTCCTGTTATTTTTACCAGCAATATCTACGCAGGACCCATAGATGATTTTTTTGGAAAAAGAGCCGCAGTCTACAATTATGTGGGCGCCGTAGTGAATACCAGAGGGAAGAGAAACAGCAATGATGAAAACGATCCTTTTGAACATGAATCACAGGATATCTATGAGGTAATAGATTGGGTAAGCAAACAGCCATGGAGCAATGGGAAAGTTGGAATGATCGGTGGCAGTTATCTTGGGTTCAGCCAATGGGCAGCCGTAAAGAAACTTCATCCTGCATTAAAAACGATCGTACCGCAGGTTGCCGTAGGAATCGGGATTGATTATCCGGCTCAGAATAATATTTTCATGAGCTATATGCTTCAATGGATTCAATATGTCACTAATAATAAGTTTACCGATGAAGCCGACTTTGCCAATGCTGCAAAATGGGATTCCATCAATACAAAATGGTATAAGAGCGGTAAAGCATTCAGATCTTTGGATACGATAAGCGGTAAACCCAGCAAAATATTCCAGCGGTGGCTGGATCATCCGGGATATGACCAATATTGGCAAAAAATGGTTCCGTATAAAGAGGATTTTTCTAAAATCAATATTCCGATCTTAACAACGACCGGGTATTATGATGATGATCAGATCGGTGCCTTATATTATTTTAAGAAACATCATCAGTATAATAAAAATGCAAACCATTATCTGGTAATAGGGCCTTATAATCACGGAGGAGCACAAAATTTCGGGTTTACTTACCTCAATGGTACCCCTATTGATCCAGTAGCCAGAATAAGCATTGATGATCTTGCCTTTTCCTGGTTTGATTATATCCTTAAGGATGGTAAGAAACCGGATATTTTAAAAGATAAAATAAATTTCCAGGTCATGAACACCAATACATGGAAACATGTTCCCGATCTGGGCAAAATGCATACCTCAACCCTTAAATTCTATCTCCAGGACCGTAAAAACGCCGCATCAGTATTTAATAAACCCGGCACCCCAAATTTTACAACACAAACTGTTGATCTGAAAAACAGGGATCAGAAGGACATTTATTATAAAATCAGCAAAAAAGACAGTATAAAAATGACCGGCTCACTTGCATTTGAAAGTGAAGTTCTGGATAAAGATATAATCATCAGCGGAAATCTTACGGGAATTTTTAATGTTTCCATCAACAAAAAAGATTTTGATACCGATACTTCGCTCTACCAGGTTCAGCCGGACGGGAAGTCATTTCTGCTGTCAACCCATATCGTAAGAGCCAGCTATGCCAAGAACAACGAGGTACGCCAGCTTCTGAAGCCTGGTGCCATGGAACAGATTCCGGTTGATAATTCGTATTTCATAAGTAAAAAGATAGAAAAAGGAAGTAAGCTTCTGTTACTGGTAGGAGTCAATAAAAATCCTAACTGGCAGATCAACTACGGAACCGGAAAAGATGTAAGTGATGAAACGGTACAGGATGCCGGGGAACCACTGGAAATAAAATGGTATAATGACAGCTATGTGGAAATACCTGTTTATAAGGATTAA
- a CDS encoding lipocalin-like domain-containing protein yields the protein MMIKMIGSTAILLAFSAFMSAQKLKKEDVTGFWKLKESGSYENKTRVKKDFDNCLLMRNYTLRDDGFAIYNYIEGSTGNCLPSEPRLSLWKIVDNRIQFYIGKDTIIEEVMVSFNKDNTMTFSSYIPTPVKDKDPKLEKVLNMIHYDVLEKQY from the coding sequence ATGATGATAAAAATGATAGGTTCCACAGCTATTCTTTTGGCTTTTTCAGCTTTTATGAGTGCACAGAAACTGAAGAAAGAAGATGTTACAGGCTTCTGGAAACTTAAGGAATCAGGATCTTATGAAAATAAAACGAGAGTAAAAAAAGACTTTGACAACTGCCTTTTAATGAGAAATTATACATTAAGGGATGATGGTTTTGCCATTTACAACTATATTGAAGGCAGTACGGGAAACTGTCTGCCGTCTGAGCCGAGACTCAGTCTGTGGAAAATTGTTGACAACAGAATTCAGTTTTATATAGGCAAGGATACGATTATTGAAGAGGTAATGGTTTCTTTTAATAAAGATAATACCATGACTTTTTCAAGTTATATTCCAACGCCGGTGAAAGACAAGGATCCAAAGCTTGAAAAGGTACTGAATATGATCCATTATGATGTTCTTGAAAAGCAGTATTAG